TCGGTCGCAGCAGCGGAGCAGGCGCCGTTTTAAGCAGATGCGTTCGTTTTTCATGCAACAAATGATAGAGATGCAATCCAACTATATGCAGATGTACGCCATGCTGCGCCTCAAGCGTGCTAGCCTGGAAGACGAGGAGTCCGAGGACAGCGACGCCAACGTGGAGCCTGAAGACAATCAGACCTTCTCTGAGGACATATTTCCGGATCTCAGCGATGAAGAGTTCCTTAACAAACTGCACATAACCCGGAGCACCTTTAAAGCGCTTTGCCGGCAGCTAACACCTGCAATGCGCAAGACCGCAAGCAAAAGCTCGCTCGAAATTTCCCTGGACAAATGCGTTGCCTTGGCGCTCTACTATCTAGCCAGTGGCGAGCGCATATCGATCATATCGAATTTGTTTTCCGTACCAAGGCTGAAGACAATCAAGTGCCTGAAACTCTTCTGTAACGCCGTCATGTTAACCTTAGGAAAGGCCCTACGCAAACTGCCACAAACCGAGCCAGACTGTGCCAGTGTGATGGTCGGCTTCCAGAAGGAAAGCAACATGCCGGCTGCCCTCGTTGGTATTCTGGGCGTGTGCTCTATCCCTATACGTGCCAGCGGCGGCACCCAGAATTCTGCTGGTCAATCGGTTATGCGCATGGAGTTTCTCCTAGACGACCGTATGTTCTTCCGCGAACTATGGCTCGACAACGGAAGCAAGGCCTTGCTGATGCCAATGTTCTCAAAAGCTCCAAACCGACTTACCGAGCTGCCTCAGGTACCCATAAATGGGCGTCTAATTTCTCCCTTTGTTTTGGTTCCGCCTCAACAAAATTATCCGCTGCGTCGTTGGTTACTCCAGCGCTATGCGGATCCGATTGCTCCA
The sequence above is a segment of the Drosophila pseudoobscura strain MV-25-SWS-2005 chromosome X, UCI_Dpse_MV25, whole genome shotgun sequence genome. Coding sequences within it:
- the LOC4812493 gene encoding uncharacterized protein, with the translated sequence MEKELDLINSTLNNALAKLVETKRNQNKNDDWQNRKEKIARLIRLHIQHVQLTVITHRRRSQQRSRRRFKQMRSFFMQQMIEMQSNYMQMYAMLRLKRASLEDEESEDSDANVEPEDNQTFSEDIFPDLSDEEFLNKLHITRSTFKALCRQLTPAMRKTASKSSLEISLDKCVALALYYLASGERISIISNLFSVPRLKTIKCLKLFCNAVMLTLGKALRKLPQTEPDCASVMVGFQKESNMPAALVGILGVCSIPIRASGGTQNSAGQSVMRMEFLLDDRMFFRELWLDNGSKALLMPMFSKAPNRLTELPQVPINGRLISPFVLVPPQQNYPLRRWLLQRYADPIAPHEHDFNEVAERLQELSDCALHRLMSRWNFFIQPLDIRFNTASCIITASAVLHNLLEQISEPHMLEWGNAVDVSKFKSVPLSDCCEDVEGETDKGLRVRDFLARTISSTEI